In a single window of the Mus musculus strain C57BL/6J chromosome 6, GRCm38.p6 C57BL/6J genome:
- the Olfr461 gene encoding olfactory receptor 461, with protein sequence MLGNYSSATKFFLLGFPGTKELHHILFATFLLLYSVTVLGNMLIIIVVHADKRLQSPMYFFLGHLSVLEILITSVAVPYMLQGLLRQTQIISLSACCVQLYLYLSLGSSELILLGVMAVDRYVAVCNPLRYNVIMSSYTCTWMVTVSWVVGFLFQIWPVYATFQLTFCKTNLLDHFYCDLGQLFKLSCENTLFTELILFLMAVFIIVGSMILTIISYTYIISTILKIPSASGRRKAFSTCASHFTYVVIGYGSCLFLYVKPKQTQAAEYNRVVSLLVLVVEPFLNPFIFTLRNDKFIEAFRDGVKRSCQLLKH encoded by the coding sequence ATGTTGGGAAACTACTCTAGTGCCACGAAATTTTTTCTGTTAGGTTTTCCTGGCACCAAAGAACTACACCACATCCTTTTTGCGACCTTCCTTCTTTTGTACTCAGTGACGGTCTTGGGAAATATGCTCATCATCATAGTAGTCCATGCTGACAAACGTCTGCAGtctcccatgtacttcttccttggTCACCTCTCTGTCCTGGAGATCCTCATCACATCCGTGGCTGTCCCTTATATGCTCCAGGGGCTTCTTCGACAGACGCAGATAATATCTTTGTCTGCTTGTTGCGTACAACTGTATTTGTATCTTTCTTTGGGGAGTTCAGAGTTAATATTATTAGGGGTGATGGCAGTGGACCGGTATGTGGCTGTCTGCAACCCTTTGAGATACAATGTCATCATGAGCAGCTATACTTGTACCTGGATGGTAACAGTGTCATGGGTAGTTGGATTCCTCTTTCAAATATGGCCAGTCTATGCCACATTTCAGCTTACTTTCTGCAAGACAAACCTATTAGATCATTTCTATTGTGACCTGGGACAGTTGTTCAAGCTATCCTGTGAAAACACCCTTTTCACAGAGTTGATTCTGTTTTTAATGGCTGTTTTCATTATTGTTGGTTCCATGATCCTTACAATTATCTCTTACACATACATCATTTCCACCATCCTCAAGATCCCCTCAGCTTCTGGCCGGAGGAAAGCCTTCTCCACCTGTGCCTCCCACTTCACCTATGTTGTGATTGGCTACGGCAGCTGCTTGTTCCTCTATGTGAAACCCAAGCAGACACAGGCAGCAGAGTACAACAGGGTGGTTTCACTGCTGGTGTTGGTGGTGGAACCCTTTCTGAATCCTTTCATCTTCACTCTTCGAAATGACAAATTCATAGAGGCCTTCAGAGATGGAGTGAAGCGCTCCTGCCAACTTCTCAAACATTAG